The following nucleotide sequence is from Pedobacter sp. PACM 27299.
TTGAGTGGAAGTTACATTAAACAAGGGAAAAGCTTCCATAATAACTGTAACAATTGTGAGATTGTTTCCGGTGATGTGACCGATTATATGTTTAAAGTAGGTTTTGAAAAGAACATGAACTTCTCCAGAGTTCAGCCCTATATAGGTGCAGACATTGGCTATAGAGCCAATAGATTTGTTGGAACTTCAACGAATGCGAATCCTTTAAAAGCACAGGTTGTTGCAGACGCAACCCTATATCCTAATAAAATGGAAACCTCGAAAAATGGATTCCTGCTGTCTCCGGTAGTAGGTATTAAGTTTCATCCGGCTCCGCAGTTTACCATATTTGTAGAAAGCAGTCTCGACTTCTTCTATTCTTATGAAAGACAAGAAGCGGTAACGGAAGATGTAAATAATACCCGCTCTTTTACCAGAACTAATAAATCAGAATTTTTGCTGAATCCTGTTTCCGTTGGCCTAAGCTTTCATTTAGGAAGTAATAAATAGAATTAATTTTATACTTTTGCGCTTTATTTAGATTAATTTCAAATAGGGTGTTGGGGATGATAAAAAGAGTTTTACTACTGAGCCTATTGGTTTTGCCAATCGGTGTTTTTGCACAAAGCGTGGTTAAAGGACAAGTGACGAACCAAAAAGGTACGCCAGTTTCCAACATAATTATAACCCTTCAGGGGAAAAATAAAACCAGTCAGACAGACCTGACTGGTTTTTATGCATTTAATGGTTTAGACAGTGGAAAGTATAAATTAACTGCTTCCGGTGTCGGCTATCAGCCAGTCTCTAAATCTTTAGTGTTGAATGGTAATGAGGAGCAGATCGTTAATTTTTCCATCTTAAGCGATGCCGGCGATCTGAATGAGGTGATCGTAACCGCCTCCAGAACTGCAGAAACTTTAAAAGATGTGCCCTCTTCTGTAAAGATCTTAAACTCAAAACAGATCGAGATGCAAAGAGGAATCTCTACCGATCTGAACCAGATTTTAACCTATAATATTCCCGCATTAACCTTAGGGACCAATACCGTGGTGAACAAAGGGCAAACGCTAAGAGGTAGAAATGCCTTAGTGATGATCGATGGGATTCCACAATCCACACCGCTTAGAAATGGGGAGCGCGATTTCAGAAGTATCGATCCTTTTGTGATCGATAAGATAGAGGTGATTGAAGGTTCTACCGCCATTTATGGCAACGGTGCTGACGGCGGGATCATTAACTATATCACCAAAAAGGCTGATACCAGTAAAAAATTCAGCTCCCTTTCGGAACTTTCTTCGACAGGTTCCTTGGTCAGTCCAAGACATTCTTTTGGCACCCGTTTCTCGCAGTTATTTACGGGAAAAGTCAACAAATTAGACTATGTGCTGAGCGGAACCTATGAGCATACTGGAGTCAATAAAGACGCGGATGGAAAAGTGGTTTCTCCTTTTCAGTCGCTAAGTGAAACCAATAGTAAGAATATTTATGCCAAATTAGGCTATAACATCAACCCGAAGAACCGCATCGAGGTGATGTATAATTATTACCATACGCTGCAAAATAGTAGCTATGTGGATTCTGCGGGTATTTATGGTGAGCGCCCGATTACCGGAAAACCAGGTACACCCATTGGTGATAAACAAGGTACTCCTTACAACCACAATGCCTATATTCAGTACACCAATTCCGAAATTTTTAAAGGTACTTCCCTGAATGTGAACCTATACCTGCAGGATTTCTACTCTATTTTTGAGTACTCTGATTTTTATAAGCCAGCAGGAAATTCGGCAATCGCCTCCAGGAAAAAAGGGGCAAGGTTTAATTTCAATACCCAATACCATATCGTAGATCAGGTAAAAGGGGATGTGACTTATGGTTTAGATGTGTTGAACGACATCACCAAGCAAAACCTAACCGATGGGAGGGAGTTTGTGCCGGAGATGAACATGAAAAATTTTGCGCCTTATGCGCAGCTGCGGACTTTCCTATTCGAAAACCTCGTATTTAAAGCAGGAGCACGCTATGAAAATATCACACTCGGTGTACCTGATTATACCACCATTCCATTCGGAAATTATAAAGGTGGTGTAGCGGTTAAAGGAGCCGATTTAAGTTACCATACTTTAGTGTATAATGCAGGACTGAGATATAGTAAATGGAATTTGTTTAATCCTTTTGTGAGTTTCTCTCAAAGTTTTTCTCTGTACGACCTGGGCAGAACACTTCGCCTAAGTGCAGTGGATGATGTGAGCAAAATTGAAACAAAAGCGATCATCACCAATAATTATGAGGTAGGTTTTAGCAGCAGCTGGAAGCAACTAAATGTAACTGCTGCTTATTATGTGAGCACTTCCGCTTTAGGCTCCAGCTTAAAAGATGTGAACGGTGTGGCTGTTCCTGAAAGGGCACCAGAACGGGTAACAGGCTTTGAAGCTACTGCAAACTATACCTTCCTGCCAAACCTTTCTATGTCTGTGGGTTATTCTCATTTGGAGGGTACAAAGGAAGTAAATGGTAAGAAATTACCCTTACCTACCACTAGAATAGGTCCTGATAAATTTACCAGCAGTGTCAGCTATTCGCCTTTAAAAGCATGGGACCTGAGTGTGTTCTGGATCTACTCCGGTTCAAGAAAAGAATTTTTACCGGATGCCAAAGGGAATTATGCGCTTGGTGAAGGACCAGTAAATTCATTCAATTTCTTCAACCTATATACCGCTTATCATTTTACACCTAAAGCGACGCTGAAATTGGGAATTGATAATGTGTTGAACGCAGATTATTATCCGATATTGTCGCAAGGGAAGGTGCGTACAGAATCTTATATCAAAGCGAATGGCGCACGCTATAACCTAACCATGGCTTATGCTTTTTAAACGTTTCGCCGCTTTTATACACCTTTGGGGAGGTTTGTTAATCGGTTCCCTGATTGTGGTGATTTCGATCACCGGCTGTATCACCGTGTTCAGTGAGGAGTTGTTTGCTATTTTTCACAAGGAGTTGGTTTCGGTAAAATCAGCAGGTAAACCGCCTTTAAGCTTGTCAGTGCTTACAGAAAAAGCAGCTGCGGTATTGCCTGAAGGAAATAAGATCAGTAAAATCGAAATTCCAGCAGGAGAGAAAAGTTATGTGTTCATCGCACAGGAAGCGAAAAAGAAGGCGAAAGGCCTGACGTATTTTGACCAGGTCAAATATTTTAAAAAGGTATACGTAAATCCTTATACGGGTGCTGTACTCGGACAGCTGGACATGAAGTATGAGTTTTTTAATATGGTGTTACAGCTGCACAGATATCTGCTGCTGAAGAAGGATATTGGCAGCCTGATTACCGGAATTACCGTACTGATATTTCTGCTGATGCTGATCAGCGGTGTGGTCATCTGGCTTCCTAAAAAGTTCAAAAACGTAAGTAAAAAGCTGAAAATCGACTTTAAAGGTAAGTTCAAAAAGCTGAACCATCAGCTGCATACAGTTTTAGGGATGTATGTACTGCCTGTTGCGCTGGTCATTGTTTTTACCGGACTCAGCTGGTCATTTAAATGGTGGGAGTCTGGGATGCTGAAAGCGATGGGTGGCAACAAACGGGTGCTTCTGGCCAATGTACAGCCTACACCAGCTGCGGTACCATTACATGGCGCAGCATTAGATCAGGCTTTTTTTGCTTTGCAGCAACACGCGAGTGGGAATTATGAAATGATTGGTTTCACCATTCCTGCAGAAACAAAAAAATCTGCCTCCGGGTATATTACCATGCACGATAGCGGGGATGCCTGGCTGGGCATGAGCTATTTCTCTATCGACCACAATTCCGGAGCAATCTTTGACCAGATCATCCATAAAGATAAAGGTACGGCCATGAAATGGCGGAACTCTAACGAAGCAATTCATACCGGGAAAATATACGGCTGGCCAACGCAAGCGCTCGCGTTTTTTGCCAGCCTGATCTGTGCGACTTTGCCGGTAAGCGGGTTTTTAATCTGGCTTCGGAAAAGGAAAAAACAAAAGGTTCGGGTATCAACTTGATACTTCTTCCATAACTTCTTTTAGTATTTGTTCTAAGTCCCTTAATGGGGTAAAGATTTTTAACTGGTTTATATATTTATCAAGCGTAAGCTCTTCAGTTACGATTTCTTTAATTTCCAGGATTAGCGCTCTTATGACCTCTTTTGGATTTACAGCCGATAAATCTGCCAGCACAGCCAGCAATTTCATCTCGATCACCTCATGGTATAAAAAGAGCCTGTAATCTATCGTACTGATCGTTCTTACTTCATATTTAAACTTAAAATTTGTACTTTCAATACTGGTAGGCATGTTTAACCTTTCCTGCCCCAGATAGATCCTATACTGACTAACCGGAAGCCTATATTTCCTTTGCAGCATAATACCATACTCTGCCATTCGATAGGCCATATTCCGATCATTACTGCGTTGATATTCGATGTGTAAAATGAAAACCTGACCATTTTCATCCTGTACCTTTTTCAGCAGATCCGGCTTTCGTTCTTTCGTATGCTGCAAATCATCAGGCAGTTCTTCGGTAATGAAGATTTTCATGCTCAGTACCTGTTCAACAATCCCTTCCAGGTTGGCCTCCATATTCTCTTTAAATATCTTATCATATTCACTTCCCTGCCTTGGGTTTTTGAACTCCATATCTTTTATAGCTTATCTATCGAATATATATATCAATAAATTAACTAAAACAATACTTTGTGGTTTAATTGTTTCTTTTAGTGATTTTAAAATCAGGTTTTAAGTTTTGTCCTTCCTGCTTTTAAATCCGCTGCTGCGATGCGTTTCGGCTCATTTAATCTGTTATTATGATTTTATTTCAGTTTTATCAAGCCTAACTACTGCATTTTAATCCTAAATAACCAACGCTCTGCTCAAAATTATTTTACCAGTAATTAATATAACGAGCAGGGGATGTGATGCGGAACTAGTTGTCTCGTATTTGCGAATTTTTGAATCGATTTTCAGACAGATGTAACGTATTTCTATAGACAGATATTTTTATTAGGAATTTGATAATTATAAACGATTATTTGTATTGGCAATAATTTATTTATTAAGTTACTTAAATCATCATTATGATAAAGCATAATTTTCAAGACAGCTGGTCCATGAGTTTGAAGTCAGGTCTTAATCCAATTAAGGAAATCAGTTACGAACAGTTGATTGACCTGATTGCACAGGAGTATGGCAGAGAAAACTATCCAGATGATTTCATGATGCCTTCTGTGAGAAAACTGTCCATGTTTCTAGGCGTGAAACGGCATTTTGTGGAGCGTGCATATCGCCATTGGGTTAAAAGAGAGGAGATTCTTTATACTCAGAATCGGGTGGGTACATTTATGTTTGAACCTTCGATCAGTCTTCCTGTTGCCGATGTGGCTCGCCTCGCAGGATTTTCCTTCAACAAGAAATTAACTGGTTACTCAAAAACTATTGAACCTCAACCGATGAACATCCTCAGTCTGGGCAGCGCTTATCCTGTACAACTGGTAAATGTGATGGATTTAAGAGGGAACAGCAGGTCTGGAAATTCCAATGCTGCTGCACTGAATTCTGGGGATTGGGTTGCTAAAGATGCTTTAAGGGTGCTCAGAAGTAAAAAACTGATCAACAATCAATGGCAGTTTTGCATGATCCCAGATGGCAAGGCCGTGTATAAAGTGTTGAAAACGATGACTAGTCCGGGGGATGTGCTGGTCATCAACTCCAGAAACGATGCCGCATTGCTGGAAACGGCCGGAAAACTTCGGCTAAAGGTTGATTTCAGCGGTGCGGATGAACAGGGAATGTCGGTAGGAAAGCTGGAAGAAATTTGTATGCAGAAAATGGTAAAAGTGGTATTTGTACGTTTGGAAGCCGGTTTTCCTGTCCCACTCCGCATGGAGGAAAAACGATGGAATCAACTGATGCATTTATCGGAGCGATTTGGGTTTTGCCTCATCGTGCTGGATGACGACTATGAATTTCGCGACAAAGAAACTGCCGGACCAGGGCTTTCCTTAAGCGGCGGAAACTTGATTTATATTGCGCCATACAGCAAAGTTTATCCTATTCTTCATAAAACCAATATGGTTGCCGGACCTGAAAATTTCATTGCCGAACTTAAAGAACAGATAAAGAAGATCATTATTCGCTGGAACCACTCGACTGAAAAAGCATTAATGGCCGCCTTGTCTGCCTCCGAATTGAAAACCCAGTTGGAAAAAAGTAATCAATCTTGTCGAAAAGCTGCATTTATCCTGAAGGTAATGTTCGACAATTACCTCTCCGAATATGCCTCGCTGATCTTGCCAGGTGCAGGAACCTATGGCTTTATAAAGTTTAAAAAGCCGCTTATAGAATTGCGGGCCTCTAAATTCCTCCGTCACTCTTTATACCAGGAGCAGGAAAATTTCTCCTTTAATCCAAATGAACCGATCGATGGTTTCCGAATTAGTCTCTTTATCGGCGACTGGGTTTCCCTTGAAAATTCTATGAAAATGATTTCAGGAATATTGGGGAGAAAAAAGCGAGGAATTGGTCAGGTTGTGGTCGGGAAGTGTTCGGAAAGAGAAGGGCCTTATAATAGAGAGCGGGAGGGGTTCCGATAGGGGTCGCTTAGGTTTGAAATAGTCCTTGCTATTTATACCCCTACCGAACTCCTTCCTCCGGCTAAAAGCAAGCAGGTTTCTTCCCGACGAGTTGTAATCCCTTATACAATGCAAATTATTTATAAACAATTAATATACAATTATGGCAACATTTAAAAACGGTTACTGGTATGGTAAGCTAGGAAAAACGACCACTTACCCATTAAACGGCGTATTAGTTACACGGTTGATTGGTAAATCGACTAAACCTCCCACTGAATTGCAGAAAGCAGTTCGATTACGGACAAAATTGGTCTCCGCATTGCTCTTTCCGGTTAAGGAATTTATCGAGGTGGGCTATGAACGCGAGGCTCGGCGATTGAAGCTGGTCCCTCAAAATCCTGCTTTTTCTTATAACTGGAAGCATGCTGTTATTGGAAAGTTTCCGAAGTTGAAAATAGATTTTACAAAGCTGCGTCTTAGCTATGGCAATATGCCGCCACCGGTAAACCTGGAAGTTGTTGCCTCAGACAAAGGACTGGTCTTTAATTGGGGACCACAAGAAGGAGTGATGGGTACGCATTGGTCAGATCAGGTGATGTTGCTGGCCTATTTTCCGAAATTGAGAAAGTCTGCTTATATGACTGCTGGGGCTTCCCGTTATAAAGGGACAGATCTTCTGCTGGTATTTGATATTGAACATGGCCAGTTTGCCGAAACTTATATCGCCTTTGTTTCTAATGATAGAAAAAGCATTTCTGACAGTGTGTATGTCGGTAAAGTTCGCTGGTGATGAAAGAGGAATTAATGATTTTGAAAATACTGCGCCAGCTTTTGAAAGTACAGACCGATCAATTGCTTGCTTTATTGAAAATGCTGCCTGCGGATCTTCCAGTAAAAGAAGAAGAGATCTGGCTGCATACCAATGAGGTGATGCTGATCTTTCAGAAAACCCGGAAAACAATTTATAACTGGCGAAAATCAGGACACCTCAGGTTTAGGGTCAATGGTGGTACTTGCTATTATTTGAAGAAAGATGTATATGCCATCATGAAAGAAGAGCCTGGAGGCTGAAGGTAATCTGGTGTAATCTGAAAGTAAAGGCGAGTAAAGCTGGGTATAATGAGGCTGTTAATTAGTTGCTGGTGTTTTTTGAGGATACATTCGTTCAACAAATCCAAAGTACCGGTATACAGTTGATTTGAATTCACAGAATAATTAACCTTTTAAATTTTAAAATTATGGGAACCTATAAACCAGGTGCTTTTGGCCCCTTCAATGGGAGAATCGGCGATGTAGTCGCTGCAAGATGGAAGGAAATCAATGTCGTAAAAAATCGTCCGGCAAAATCGAGCAAGCCGGCAACAGCAACGCAGCTGGACCAGCGTTCAAGGTTTGGTCTGGTGACAGGCTTCGCAGGGAAAGTAGCCGAGATGATCGCTGTTGGATTTAGACAGATGAGCGGGAATTTTACCCCAACAAATGTGCTGACAAAGGCGATGATGAAAAATGCCATCATTGGCACTTATCCGGATTACAAACTGGATTACGCCAATATCAGTCTGAGTAAAGATGGAAATCTTGATCTGGGCAAAAATTTAACTGTTCAGGTGCTTCCGGGACAAACTGTTCAGGTGAGCTGGGTGCTGGATACGATGCCAGGCAAATTGCCGGAAGTGACAGACAAAGCCTATATCCTGCTTTACAATTCGGATAAGCATAAGGTCATTAAATCATGGGATGGCTTAGTGAGAGGTGATACGCCGATTACGATGTATGTACCGGGTGCTTTTGTTGGCGATGAAGTGCATTGCTGGCTATTTTTTGCCTCGGTAAAAAGCAAAGAAGTTTCTCCTACAGCCTACCTGGGCGTAGTGACGATTCTGGCCTAATTTCAAATTCCCCGGCAGGGTTTATGAGGCCCTGCCGGGTTTATTTAATCTTTAAAACCAAAAATAAGATGAATACAAAAAGAATAAAACTGTCGGTTTTCCGATGGGAGGAGCCTGTGCGGATTTTTGTGCTGCTCCTGCTGCTCTGGACTTTCGGTCCAATAGCGATTCGCTGGATGGATGATACTGCTGGAAGTGTGGATCAAAGTATCTGGCTGTTGATTTTACTCAGTTTAATTGGCTTTCTGCTGGTCACTGCCTTGAGCTGGTGGATCTTAAAGGTTTTCTGGCTGAATATGGGGCTTCCCCCAATTTTTATCATGGTTTCACGATTTAACAACTTAGAAATATGGCATCAAGTACTCTTTTTTCAGCTCTCCTTTGGCTTGCTTTTATTGGCAGCTACTGGCTGCCTGATCGCCCTTTGTTAAAATCTTTCAGGCATAATGGGCTTAAGGAACAGCAAGATGACTTTAAGTACCGCTTATTGCTGGTGAAAATCGCAAAGGGGGAATTGGGCTTAAGGGAAAAAACCGGTCGCAATGACGGGAAAAGAATTGGGGAGTTTTTAATCACGGTTGGCTTAAAGAAGCCTGAGCCCTGGTGTGCCGCTTTTATCAGCTGGGTATTTGCCGAAGCAGGTTTTGACCAGCCGAGGTCGGGATGGTCGCCAGACTTGTTTCCGGTTTCGCGATTGGCGAGGTCGGCATTGCCGGGAAATGTGATTGGAATTTATTTTCCGGAGAAGAAACGGATCGCTCATGTTGGATTGATCGAAAAGGAGGATGGTGATTGGTTGATTTCCTTAGAAGGCAATACCAATCTCACAGGAAGCATGGAGGGAGATGGGGTTTATCGGAAACGGAGACATCGGAAATCAATTGATAAGATTTCGGATTGGGTCAGTAAGGGGAGGAGGACGCCATGAACAACTTTTCCCTCTTGTTTTTATTGACTTTCATCTGCTTTATCACTAGCTGTGCGCTATTTAAAGACACGACGAAAAGCGCAAGTGAGGTATATGCAGATGCTAAGGTGATTCGCTTTTATAGTGATTCCAGCGGTTATGAAAAGGAGGTCCTGATCTGGCCGAAAGGTAATTTTAGTTATTCGCCAGGGACGGGTTTTTTTGGAGCGGCAGAAAAACTGCAGCTCAAAGAAAAAGGAGCAAGTAGAGTTGGAGGCTTAGAAATGAAATCTAAACAGTATTCAGCGGCAGAGAAAACGGTAGTTAGGGAATCCACGCTGGATGGGCTGCTATGGGTTTTGATTGCTGGAGCAGGTATTTATTTATCTTTTAAAATTTATAAAAAATGGCAATTCTGAAAAAAGGAATTTATAGCGAGATATCCGGAACACTCGGAGATTTTGTGTATTCTTCTCGAAAAGGGAGAACAGTGGTTAGCGCTAAGCCTGATCCTTTGGCTCCAAAAAAGCCTGCTACAGTAGCTCAGCAGGCTCAGCGGGAGAAATTTAAATTGATTACCCAGTTGCTGAAACCGTTTGGACCTGTTCTGGATGCAGGTTTTAAGCAGTATAAAGCTAAAATTGGCACAACAGCCAAAGCATTTAAGGAGAACTACAGTACCCTACTCAGCGGTGTTTATCCAAATCTAATCATCAACTACAAAGATTTACGGTTAAGTGCAGGAAATGCTTCCACTTTACATGATTTGAAAATAGAAGATCAGGGTGGAGGGCTTTATGCGCTCAGCTGGAAGTACTGCGCTGATGCACATAGGCGGGACGATCAGCTGGTGCTGGTGCTTTATGAAGAAGGGCAGAATAGGGTGGTTTTTACAATGGACTTGGCGAATGTTGGTCGGCAGCAAGCAGAATTTGAGGTCTGCAGCAGTCCTGGATGCAAGGTGCATGTCTATGTATTTACGCTGGGACAAAGCAAAGGAGGTAATTCTGAAAGTCGGTATTTGGGGCTGGTAGCCTAAATTTTATTTTTTAAATCGTATAAAAATGATAGCATCAAAGAATACATTGGTACGAAATAAGTTCATTTCTTGTCCGCCTTGTCCGCCGAAGAAAACGATGACAGCAAGGCAAATTGCCCATAGGAATAAGTTGAGGGCTGTAACCGCATCATTAAAAATCAGGAAGTCAGGACAGGAGAATAATATGGAGAACAAGGGGATTCAAACGGAAGCTGTTGAAATTAATCCTCCCAGGTTCTTTTCTGACCTGGATTCGAATCGGAAAATGAATTTTGAGGATGTTCAGCTGGTTGATGGATGTTCAGCCAAACTGGAAAATCTGCAATTGGAAGACAAAGGAGCTGGGCTTTTTGGTTTAAGCTGGGATGGATATGATCATCCCCTATGTAGGTATCATAATGTAGCACTAGTCTTGTTTGAGGAGGTCCGACAGCAGTTCTTTTATGAACTTGAATTTTCAAATACATGGGATCGAAAGGCGGAGTTCAGATTAGATATGTTAGCAGGATCCAAGGTGCATGTACATGTTTTTACGGTCAGATTGAAGTGGGGACGCAAAACTTCGAATTCGCCAAGTCAGTATTTGGGCGTGATTGTTTGATGTAGGAAACCATGGCGATTTAAGGGGCGCCATGGTTAATTTTTTAATTATAGGTTTTCAAGTTCTGCAATTGGAAGACCCGTTGTTTTGCAAATGATGTCTATAGGAATGTGTTCTTGAATCATGTTTTTTGCAATGCTGATGCTTTTCTTGATTGCGCCTGTAAATGCCGCATATTCTATGGTATTTTCATAGTCATTGTATGCTTTCCAATTGGAGTTATAAATCTCGCGTTCTGCTTTTGACATTTTGTTCAGTTCTGCCTGTTGAAAAACCCTAAAGAAAACTCCTTCCTGGAAGCTGACCGGTAATTGTGTTAGTTTACCCATGTTTTTAATTATATATAACCATTTATCTAAATCTGTATCTAATTCTTCTTCCTTCTTATTAAAGCAGGGTAATTCAATGGATTTAAATCCAAGCTTAATATAGAATAGCTTTCCAGTCTGCTTGTTCATTAGGGCAATGTCTTGCAGATAGGATTCCGGTTCGCTATCTGCTAGCTTAAAGTCAAGCAGTGAGATGATATATACCGATCCTAGCGGCTCTTGCCAGCGTTTGCCATTTACGATTTGTTCGTTGATCGATCTTGATAAGTAAAACACACATCTATCTCTGAAATACTTTGGCTTTTCCTGTTGCATCTCGATGATGAAATGCTCCCCATCGTCAGTTGTACATGCAATATCAAAAAAAAACCTTTTTAAAAATCTGGTGATTTCCAGCGTATTCTGTAGCGCCATATTTGACATTGATAATTTTCTTCTCTCCTTTAAAAAGCG
It contains:
- a CDS encoding DUF6266 family protein; translated protein: MAILKKGIYSEISGTLGDFVYSSRKGRTVVSAKPDPLAPKKPATVAQQAQREKFKLITQLLKPFGPVLDAGFKQYKAKIGTTAKAFKENYSTLLSGVYPNLIINYKDLRLSAGNASTLHDLKIEDQGGGLYALSWKYCADAHRRDDQLVLVLYEEGQNRVVFTMDLANVGRQQAEFEVCSSPGCKVHVYVFTLGQSKGGNSESRYLGLVA
- a CDS encoding DUF6266 family protein → MGTYKPGAFGPFNGRIGDVVAARWKEINVVKNRPAKSSKPATATQLDQRSRFGLVTGFAGKVAEMIAVGFRQMSGNFTPTNVLTKAMMKNAIIGTYPDYKLDYANISLSKDGNLDLGKNLTVQVLPGQTVQVSWVLDTMPGKLPEVTDKAYILLYNSDKHKVIKSWDGLVRGDTPITMYVPGAFVGDEVHCWLFFASVKSKEVSPTAYLGVVTILA
- a CDS encoding outer membrane beta-barrel protein — encoded protein: MKKHLLILVLLLSGGTAFSQMNADYNYSITLRGYGSMQMPKLFNETDPVKYINTYFSGITVKFNDNQINYRLSGSYIKQGKSFHNNCNNCEIVSGDVTDYMFKVGFEKNMNFSRVQPYIGADIGYRANRFVGTSTNANPLKAQVVADATLYPNKMETSKNGFLLSPVVGIKFHPAPQFTIFVESSLDFFYSYERQEAVTEDVNNTRSFTRTNKSEFLLNPVSVGLSFHLGSNK
- a CDS encoding PepSY-associated TM helix domain-containing protein, giving the protein MLFKRFAAFIHLWGGLLIGSLIVVISITGCITVFSEELFAIFHKELVSVKSAGKPPLSLSVLTEKAAAVLPEGNKISKIEIPAGEKSYVFIAQEAKKKAKGLTYFDQVKYFKKVYVNPYTGAVLGQLDMKYEFFNMVLQLHRYLLLKKDIGSLITGITVLIFLLMLISGVVIWLPKKFKNVSKKLKIDFKGKFKKLNHQLHTVLGMYVLPVALVIVFTGLSWSFKWWESGMLKAMGGNKRVLLANVQPTPAAVPLHGAALDQAFFALQQHASGNYEMIGFTIPAETKKSASGYITMHDSGDAWLGMSYFSIDHNSGAIFDQIIHKDKGTAMKWRNSNEAIHTGKIYGWPTQALAFFASLICATLPVSGFLIWLRKRKKQKVRVST
- a CDS encoding peptidoglycan-binding protein, with protein sequence MASSTLFSALLWLAFIGSYWLPDRPLLKSFRHNGLKEQQDDFKYRLLLVKIAKGELGLREKTGRNDGKRIGEFLITVGLKKPEPWCAAFISWVFAEAGFDQPRSGWSPDLFPVSRLARSALPGNVIGIYFPEKKRIAHVGLIEKEDGDWLISLEGNTNLTGSMEGDGVYRKRRHRKSIDKISDWVSKGRRTP
- a CDS encoding Rpn family recombination-promoting nuclease/putative transposase, which encodes MALQNTLEITRFLKRFFFDIACTTDDGEHFIIEMQQEKPKYFRDRCVFYLSRSINEQIVNGKRWQEPLGSVYIISLLDFKLADSEPESYLQDIALMNKQTGKLFYIKLGFKSIELPCFNKKEEELDTDLDKWLYIIKNMGKLTQLPVSFQEGVFFRVFQQAELNKMSKAEREIYNSNWKAYNDYENTIEYAAFTGAIKKSISIAKNMIQEHIPIDIICKTTGLPIAELENL
- a CDS encoding helix-turn-helix domain-containing protein, which produces MKEELMILKILRQLLKVQTDQLLALLKMLPADLPVKEEEIWLHTNEVMLIFQKTRKTIYNWRKSGHLRFRVNGGTCYYLKKDVYAIMKEEPGG
- a CDS encoding TonB-dependent receptor, producing the protein MIKRVLLLSLLVLPIGVFAQSVVKGQVTNQKGTPVSNIIITLQGKNKTSQTDLTGFYAFNGLDSGKYKLTASGVGYQPVSKSLVLNGNEEQIVNFSILSDAGDLNEVIVTASRTAETLKDVPSSVKILNSKQIEMQRGISTDLNQILTYNIPALTLGTNTVVNKGQTLRGRNALVMIDGIPQSTPLRNGERDFRSIDPFVIDKIEVIEGSTAIYGNGADGGIINYITKKADTSKKFSSLSELSSTGSLVSPRHSFGTRFSQLFTGKVNKLDYVLSGTYEHTGVNKDADGKVVSPFQSLSETNSKNIYAKLGYNINPKNRIEVMYNYYHTLQNSSYVDSAGIYGERPITGKPGTPIGDKQGTPYNHNAYIQYTNSEIFKGTSLNVNLYLQDFYSIFEYSDFYKPAGNSAIASRKKGARFNFNTQYHIVDQVKGDVTYGLDVLNDITKQNLTDGREFVPEMNMKNFAPYAQLRTFLFENLVFKAGARYENITLGVPDYTTIPFGNYKGGVAVKGADLSYHTLVYNAGLRYSKWNLFNPFVSFSQSFSLYDLGRTLRLSAVDDVSKIETKAIITNNYEVGFSSSWKQLNVTAAYYVSTSALGSSLKDVNGVAVPERAPERVTGFEATANYTFLPNLSMSVGYSHLEGTKEVNGKKLPLPTTRIGPDKFTSSVSYSPLKAWDLSVFWIYSGSRKEFLPDAKGNYALGEGPVNSFNFFNLYTAYHFTPKATLKLGIDNVLNADYYPILSQGKVRTESYIKANGARYNLTMAYAF
- a CDS encoding DUF6266 family protein, whose protein sequence is MATFKNGYWYGKLGKTTTYPLNGVLVTRLIGKSTKPPTELQKAVRLRTKLVSALLFPVKEFIEVGYEREARRLKLVPQNPAFSYNWKHAVIGKFPKLKIDFTKLRLSYGNMPPPVNLEVVASDKGLVFNWGPQEGVMGTHWSDQVMLLAYFPKLRKSAYMTAGASRYKGTDLLLVFDIEHGQFAETYIAFVSNDRKSISDSVYVGKVRW